The Streptomyces durmitorensis genome contains the following window.
GCGGTGATCGCGCGTGTGCGCGCCGGGGAGCCGGAGGCGTACGCGGAATTGGTGCGCGCTTTCACCGGGATCGCACTCAGGGCGGCCGCGGCACTCGGGGCGGGATCGGACGCGGAAGACGTGGTGCAGCAGGCCTTCTTCAAGGCGTACTGCTCCTTGGGGCGGTTCAGGGACGGCTCGGCGTTCAAGCCGTGGCTGCTGTCGATCGTCGCCAATGAGACGAGGAACACAGTGCGTTCGGCGGTGCGGCAGCGGTCGCTCGTCGGACGAGAGGCAGCGCTCGCGGAGGCGGAGCCGCTGATACCGGAATCGGCCGACCCGGCCGTGGCGGCGCTGGAGGGCGAGCGCCGGACGGCCCTGCTCGCCGCGCTCGACCGGCTGAGCGAGGAGCACCGCCTGGTCGTCACGTACCGCTATCTCCTGGAGATGGACGAGACGGAGACGGCCCAGGCCCTGGGCTGGCCGCGGGGCACGGTGAAGTCCCGGCTGAACCGCGCGCTGCGGAAGCTGGAGCGACTGCTGCCGCAGGGTCCGGAAGGACGCGAAGGGCCACAAGGAGGTGACGGGCATGAGTGAGCGGGGCGACGGTCAGGACGAGGGCGGCGCCGGGCAGGACGGAAGCAGCGGCGCCCGTCGGCTTCCCGAGGAGCTGCGGGCGCTCGGGCGGTCCCTGGACCCGCCGGGGGCCTCCGGCGCGTCGATGGCCGAGCGGGTCCTGGCGCAGATCATCGCGGAGTCGGTGCCGGTCCCGGTGGCCGAGCCGCCCAGTCGCCTCTCCCGGCTGCGGTCATGGCTGCGGGCGCGGTGGCGGGTCCTGACGGCCGCGCTGTGCGGGCTCCTGACGGCGGCGGTGCTCACACCGCCGGTGCGGGCCGCGGTCTTCGAGTGGTTCGACTTCGGCGGGGTCGAGGTCCGGTACGACCCGTCGGCGACCCCGCCGGCCACGGCGGGCGTGCCGGGGTGCGGCGGCGGGGTGAGTCTGTCCGAGGCCGAGCGGCGGGCCGGGTTCGTGCCCGCGGTGCCGGAGGCGCTGGGCGCGCCGGACGCCGTGGCGGTGACGCGGGAGCCGGGCGCGCGCACCCTGGTCACCCTGTGCTGGCGCGACGACGGCAGGACGATACGGCTCGACGAGTTCGGGGCACGCCTCGACCTCGGCTTCAGCAAGACGGTGACGGAGCGTCCCGACTGGGTCCAGGTCGGCCGGGAGACGGGGCTGTGGTTCCCGCACCCGCACCGGCTCACGTTCTGGATGGTGGAGGGCGACGGCGACCGGTGGACGCGCTCCGAGCGCACGGCGGGGCCGACGCTCCTGTGGACGCACGGGCCGGAGCTCACGCTGCGGCTCGAAGGTGTGGCGTCGAAGGAGCGGGCGCTGGAGATCGGGAAATCCGTTCCGGCGCGGTCGGGCGAATCGGGAACCTGAACGGCTCGGGCGGTGTACCAGAAGTGACGCGGTGCGGACGGGTCGTGCCGGAGAGCGGCTGGGGGATCGGACATGCGGATGCGGACGGCAAGGGGAATGTGCGGGTCGGTGGCGGGGCTCGCGGCCGCGCTGGCGCTGGGGGTGATGGGAGCGCCGCAGGCGGTGGCGGGCGGACCGACGAGCGTCCTCGTGGTCTCGCCCGAGAGCGGACAGAGCACGGCGCTCTATGTGAGTGAGAAGGAGTACGGCGAGCTGGAGCGCTGTCTCGGCACCATCGGCGACATCGGCAAGGGCAGGCGCGAGCAGCCGCCGGGCCTCGACATGGGCGACGGCAGCCGTCAGATCAATGTGACGTGGATGGTCCACGACGTGCAGCCGTGGCGGGTGGACCGGGCCTATCCGGTGGCGTCCGGCTCCAAGGACGGCAAGGGCGCCAAGGCCGTGTGGATCCATACGACGACGGACGTCGATTCCATGACCGGCACCTGGCACAAGGCGGAGGATCCGGCTCGTCTGACGGCGCTGTTCAAGAAGCTCGGGGTCATGGGCGCGTCGGCGGACGGGGGCAATCAGGCGATACCGCCGAGGACGGATGCGGACCCACCGCCGACGACCGCCCCGGAAGCCGCCGGGCCGGGGCAGGCGGCCACCGCACGGGCCGATGACGCGTCGGGAGACAGCGGCACGGACTGGTGGTGGGCGGCAGGGGGCGTCGCGGCGGGGGCCGCGGGAGCGCTGCTGCTGCGGGGGCCGCTCACCAAGCGGCGGTCCTTCCTCGTCTCGCTGCGTGGGCGACGGTCTCATGAGGATGGCCCGCGGCAGGAGTTGAGAGATGTATGAGGGCTGCGGCCGCTCCCGGCCGGTGAGTTGGCCGGCCGGGGCGGCTGTTCAGCTCGGAGGGTCAGTGGGCCGGCAGGCCCGGGGCCGGATGGGCGGCCATCAGGTCGGCGACCTCGGACCGGATCGTCGTCAGGGCGTCCTCGTCACCGGCACGGGCCGCGGCGACGCCTCGGTCGATCCAGTCGGCGACGGTCGGCATGTGCTGCGTTCCCAGGCCGCGGGAGGTGAGCGAGGGGGTGCCGATGCGGATGCCGGAGGGGTCGAAGGGCTTCCTCGGGTCGTACGGCACGGTGTTGTAGTTGACGACGATCCCGGCCCGGTCGAGGGCCTTGGCGGCGACCTTGCCCGGGACGTCCTTGGGGGTGAGGTCCATCAGGATCAGGTGGTTGTCGGTGCCGCCGGAGACCAGGTCGAAGCCGCGGGCGAGC
Protein-coding sequences here:
- a CDS encoding RNA polymerase sigma factor yields the protein MRAQGEVLEGGRVVDEGAVIARVRAGEPEAYAELVRAFTGIALRAAAALGAGSDAEDVVQQAFFKAYCSLGRFRDGSAFKPWLLSIVANETRNTVRSAVRQRSLVGREAALAEAEPLIPESADPAVAALEGERRTALLAALDRLSEEHRLVVTYRYLLEMDETETAQALGWPRGTVKSRLNRALRKLERLLPQGPEGREGPQGGDGHE